GGTCCATCGGCGTGATCGCCTACATCCTGTGAGTCGCAGCTCGTCTCCTCGGTGTTACTTCACACCGCCGAGCGGGTTGATCTCAGCCCGTTTCAGCCGGCGCCACGTTTCACACTTTGCCAGATTCCTCACGGTTAACGGCATACGCCGCACTCACGCCGTATGTCGCATGAAATCTGCAAAGTCGGCTGTTTCCTGCATCTGTCCATTCGCCGTCAGCGCCTGTCTTCCTGTAAAAGGCACGAATGACGGACAGACGCAATCACAGGTTCTGCAGCTCAAACCGCTGCCAGACGCGAACGCCGCTTCGAAATCCAGACGCAACTCCGGCACACAGTGACTCACACGTATCCTGgcttatgcacacacacacaaaaaaaccgcCGTCTGGTATGCGGCGGATCGCGATCGGGGACCGCAGAACGCCGCTCACAAGCGCCTCGCATTGTTTCCACGAGGTTAATTATCCGCGGTGGATCACGGAGTGTCCACAGCAACACTTGGTGCGAGCGCACGTGTGTTTGTTCGTTTTAgtaattctgtgtgtgtgtgtgcgtgtgtgtgagatggcGATAATGTGGTTTGTGTGCCGTCGGCGGAGCCAGATGGAGCTCAACCCGATGGCCTTGTATGGACACAGAGCTGCGAGCTgcatcttatttttttccatttttttttttctccttttgttgcGTCTCCCCTCCCCCTTATGTCGACATAAGAGTTTATGTGTGTTTGCTCATTTAAGAGTGTTTAAGCAAAGGGAAACGGACGAAAAAATATGTTTCTGAGGGCGGAAAGCAGGGCTCCATGCAGGCACTCCGCTCAATAAAGTGGGAATGCTGTCATTCCAAGGCGGGAAGACGAACCGTCTCCCCAAGTCCGTCTAGTGGAATCAAATTCAAGTGCTCTCAATGTGGATTTTAAAGCTCTCCGCGGGATTAACTCTGCAAATCTGCAGTCATACTGCGGCGTAATCCACGGGAAAAGTGCAGAGTAAACAAAAGCAAACCAAGTCGGTGGAGACAAACCgagcagaaagcagctgaatgaatgagaaGAAAACTGATCGGTAACAACAACTGATCACTACGATCAAGTATCTTATATAACAGCAGTAGAAAGTACCGTTTTAGTTGCTGTATGCAGATTTATTTCTTGACTTTGACTCAAAGGTACGTGTTTTTGTGTCCCCGTTTATGAGAGCGTGTCGGCTCCGTCCACAGCTTATTTCCTCAACCGGGAGGTCAGACAGCGGgccaggggtcaggggtcttCCGCGGGTTAATAAAGCGCGGAGGTGGCAAACCATTAAAGCGAACTTAGCCTAGTTTGGTACCTGTCAAAGAGATTAGTGGGTTTGTGTGCTacgagtgtgtctgtgtgtcttcgGATGTCAATTAACATTTTGTTTCTCAATTATAGTGAGTAAAATGAGGTGTTTCTGCAGCTGGCGGCTCACTGGAGAATGgggtcactgtgtgtgtgtgtgtgtgtgtgtgtgtgtgtgtgtgtgtgtgcatgtatgtgtgtgtgtgtaagaaaagaagggagcgagagagaaatTGCAGCTCCCTGCTGGCAATTAGCACAATTAGTGTTGAGATTCAGACCTTGTTAGCTTTTAGCTTCCACTCAGGTGGAAAGATCACATCAGGTAATCAACCATGATAATCacccgcgtgtgtgtgtgtgtgtgtgtgtgtgtgtgtgtgtgtgtgtgtgtgtgatggtcaGCTGAGTCTTTAAGCAAATGCGAAACCAGGAAAACAAAGCGGAAAGCCGTCCTTTCCTCGCGCCAGGCTCggccctccttcctcccttcccgGCGCGTTCTCCCTTTATTCCTCTCTTCCGGTGTGTATCGATGGGGAACGGCATTTTAATGAGTTTTTATGAAAGTCTCCCGGTGCATCCGCGGCTTCGGTAATGAGGTGCAGATGATGTTTTTTCGGCTGCCGCGTTCAGCCGACTCATTACGGGGAATCAGACTGGGACTCCGGCTCGTTTGTGTTCGCCATCACCGCGAAGCAGTAATCTCACTTTAACCTGATCACAACCTCACACTCTGTCGCAAGGAAATCGCCACACTACGCATGTGTAAACTTAACCACACGCTGAAATGATGCTAAACATACAGCAACTCGTGGCTTTTATAGTGAAAGTGAGTTGAAGTAGTGATGTCGTGCCTGCAGGCTCTGCGGTTATCCGCCGTTTTACGACGAGAACGACTCCAAGCTGTTCGAGCAGATCCTGAAAGCCGACTACGAGTTCGACGCCCCCTACTGGGACGACATATCAGACTCAGGTGAgcctccgtccgtccgtctggaAACCCGAACTTCAGCCCAGGGTTTGAGTTTTAGTCGTGATAAAACAGCGTTAgatcagagccagacagcagctaTGTACATTTGGCAGCTTTTGGGTATTTGAGGTGCTATAACCTCCAGAAAACTCCAAAATATCTCCTGACCAGGACTGTTTTTGAGCATTTATTCATGCTCGCCCGCGGATTCCCTCCCTTAACTCATCGAACGCCATAAACGCCTTGTCAGGTTTGATTCATCGTCCGCTTTAGGAGACGAATGCCAGAGATCATGAGTGTTTCTCGGGTCTCGGTCTGAGTGGATGAGCCTGAGAACAGTTTAAACGCCGCCGTTTTACGACGGTACAGTGAGTGCGTGCGTTGGCACGTCGTCTCACTGACGTTTAATGGCAGtttgatgttcttttttttttttttttttcccctccctcagCCAAGGATTTCATCAGCAGCCTGATGGAGAAGGATCCAGCCAAGCGTTTCACCTGCGAACAGGCACTCAGACATCCCTGGtgagacacgcacacacacacacacacacacacacacacacacacacacacacacacacacacatacatgcaaacACTGAATCAAAGGCAGGCATTACAAAAAGGCATGAAATCAATACCGATATTGATGTACAGTCAGATGTGTTAACAGAGAATTTGTGCAtgtctctatgtgtgtgtgtgtgtgtgtgtgtgtgtgtgtgtgtgtgtgtgtgtgtgtgtaggatcgCTGGGGATACGGCTCTCTGCAAGAACATCCATGAGTCAGTCAGCCGGCAGATCAGGAAGAACTTTGCCAAGAGCAAATGGAGGGTAAATTCTGTTTGCTGCGGTTTATTCTCAGCAGGTTTGCGTCGGCAGACCGCCGCTCTCCGAATCGTTCGGAGGAGTTACCCCTCATCATCCTCCGCTTTCTCCCCGCAGCCCCCGGGAGAAAAATGGAGGAATCACTCGACCTGAAACAAtgccattttttccccccacagctTCATATCCACTATCAAGAGAAAAATCTCATTTTAGATCTTTTTGAAATTACATAAATCCCTGATGTGAACAGCCCCCCTGCCTGTGAGACGGCGCTCTGAAAGCACAGAGGCCTCATTCAAAACCAACACATCAAACTAAAAGCCTCGGTTGTGGGAGCAGACAGACGTTTTTTAATAATTCTCCGCTTTAGACGTTTCAATAGTCTTTTATATCGCTAAAAATGTTCCCTTttgaacaagacagaaaaagaaatgttattttctcGTCTCTTCCCGCAGCAAGCGTTCAACGCCACCGCCGTGGTCCGACACATGAGGCGGCTGCAGCTGGGCAGCAGCATGGGGAGCAGCATGGACGCCTCCAACTCGCCAAACCGGCCGGGTCAGACGCCGAAGGCGGCCCAGGGCCAGGCGAGCCAGGCCAGGCCGAGCCAGGCCGGCCAGAGCCAGGCCGGCCAGAGCCAGTCGGCTCAGAGCCAAAACGGCGGCCAGGCGGCCCAGAGCTCCAACGCCAGCGCCAGCAAAAACTCTTCCATAGACAACAACATCGCAGCTCCACGCAAGGAATGTGAGTACAGAGCAAAGTTGCTAGAATAAGACAATCCGATGACTGTAcagttttttaaactgaaacttaaagAGATTCTATGCTGGGATCGTTGGATTTTGGtatccgtttccatgacaacagtgctcggAGCCCCTTTTCTCAAACAAAGAGTTTGTCTGACTGAGCGGCCGGTTGTCTCTCCCAGGTGTCACGGCGCCCGTCACGCCCTGCAGCCTGGCGTCCGCGGCCTCCTCCCCCGCCGCGGGGGCGGAGCTGGCCCGGCCGCACCCCTCGGCGGTCCCCGCCCCGGTGCTGACCGAGACCAAGTGACGCCAGGTCCCGCGGGGGACCAGCTGGGAGGCCACGGCGCTGTGAGGCGGAGCGACGGAGCGAGTCGGAGCCCGACGGAGGAGAGGACGACGATCGCCCTTCCTCTTccgccctcccctccctctctgagaCGCGACCccaccccctctcctcccccccagCCAGTACCCCGCCCTGCTCGCGGGAGAGAGCAGAGAACTTTACCTCCACCCCCCGCCGGCTCAAGCCGCCATTGCCATACTGTCCGCGCTCCACAAACCGGGACGACGCAGCGGAGACGGCGCGTCCACGGACTCCCGGCGGACCCGGTGCTGCCGTATTGTTCGCTGACCTTCAGCATCAACTTCCCTCTTGAATCTGGTCTTTCCTGCACCATcgaactttttttcttttttttttgttccaattTAGGTTTTTGACTGTTGGCAACTGGATTATTTAATTTCTTATTGTCACTGTTGCTGTTAAAGGTGGTTTGTGTAGCTTCTAAGGTGCATTAGTGTCGCTGTGATATTgcagagcttttattttgacaactagtgttttctgcttttctcacGTCCTCCTTATGTCTGGGAATCATTACCAAACAATCTGCATATTGAAGCAAAAGCAGAGAAACGTGTAAAGGTGTGCGACTCAGTCGCCCAAAGGGGAAGATGAATAACTAATGCATCGGATCTATGCATATGGACTAGTTGACTAAAGGCTAAACATGGGCTTTACTAGCAGGACAGAGACAACAGCTTTGAAACgtttttttatatttagaaaaatacataaaaattaaCCTTAATTTCGCTATTTAAAACTTTTTGTATGAGCAGCCTTAGCCGTAACCCTTTACGATTGGTTATCTTCGACACTGACGTTACTGACGCTGCAATCTCACGTGACGGCGATGGATCCGCTACacacagcacctttaagaccagttattttcttgtgtttgtctgtttgtgctTTAAGAAGTGCTTTAAAAAAGTACCATATGACTGTTGAGATGTGAAAACAGAGCAAAGCGCTTTATCTATTTTGCACAGAGAGGGTCCGATATGTTGTTAGACACAGACTAGCTGCCATCCACGTGTGTTTATCAGACGGTGAGCAGAGATTGTAAACCTTTCTATGAAAACGGAGTGGATGTGGTTGTCTGAGAGATTCTggtttctttattgttttttcttactttttaagACTTTTATAAAGAATCACCCTTTAAGGGACTCGCATACAGGTTACTACGAAACAAACTGAGGAACGACAGAGATTTTAGCGGGAATCTGCCTCCAGAATGTCCGACAGGTTCGACTCCCGAAAACtctgcagtgcagtgcagttCAAAGGCCGCGTCAGGATCCAGATCTGAGAAACGGCGAGTCGAACGAGCCGAACGCGCCGTCCCCGCCGACCCCCTCCACCTCTAACGAAGCCATGGTCTCACTTTACGTCGAGCTGCACCCAGTCCAGAAGTGCTCAGGGAAAACTGCAGCCGCGCTGTGCGCTGGAGAACACCGCTGTCCTCttgcttttattattatttatccTCCTCCCGGTCAAGGCATTTCATCCTTATCGCAGTCAGGATTTACACCCGATGTTTTAGAGGTTTTGCCACAGAAAGAGTTCAGCTACAATAAGTGTGGGCACTtcttgctaatgctaatgctaatgctaatgctaacaccacCACAGAGGCTTTTCATGTCACAGCCTTCACACCTTCATAGTTCTTCTCAATTTACTCCCTAAAACAAATCCTCAATCTTTGAAACGCCCACTTCCTCAAAtccaactttgttttttttttttttttgttttttttttgtgagtttggCCAACTTTCAGAAATCCAAGACGAGCTGATGTTTTCGGTTTTGCAGGTCGGATTCAGCCAGTGCAGTGGGCCGAACCGTTCCTGGGGGCCGCCAGGCAACTTCATCCCAgacttttttctctgttttcacgcGATGAGTGGAGGGCTGAAGTATTGATTGCCGAGAGCAAGCTTTCAGATCTCACATGTTGAAGTTAACTTGGGGAGATTTGCACAAATCACTGAGGGTGAtcctgcttcaacattttgaaaacctaTAAATTAGAACATGCACAGCAGTaagaagtctttttttcttgtctttataTTTGCTTAAAAATGCAGTGAACCTCTTGATTTGTTGCATTTAAAATGAACACTCTTTATCTCCTCAACTCATCAACCAGAATTCTGAAAATGGAATTTATCCCCTTTAATTGtcagtgctttttcttttcctctcatgTTTTGCCACcagcctctttcttttttaattgctaAGGAATTTTTGGCCTGGGAACGGCCTttcagctcagagagcaggaggaaaactccaCCGGCTGCTCGCTCACACATATCAGATCGATGCAATTCAACCAATCCCTTTATCGTGAACCGTAGCCAAAGACGAGCGACACAATTTGGTTTCCTGCTTGAATTAGAACTAGTTAGTTGTGAAGATGTTCGGGaaggaaaagcaaaaagaagGACTGATTCCTGCAGATTCTTCTGAACAGAAAGAGATTGACCTTTGATTCTTTCCAAATCTGCTGCCATTGACTGATCTAACGAccaacacagagaaacatctaCAGACTATTCAGCATATTGAGTCTACGGGGCAGTGTCAAGCGGCTGTGAGTTTCCTCCCTCCTTGACGGATGTGTTTTGTTCAAGAAGTAAGACGTTGTTGTGATTGTTGGCAGATTCACCCTCTTAAGCCATTTCTGTCCCACGTTTATTACTGAGAGGACGagtgttatttttctttctttctttcaaatcCCATTTCAACTCTGAAACCAGCGATGCGTTTGTCGTCCGTCTCTCAGAGCATCGCCTCCACCTGCATCCTTCTGTCTGCTTGATGATGtgagcttttattttgctgCTCGCATTTCTCTGTTATGTTGAATAAAGAACATTGAATGTGTTCAGATCAAGTAGGAATGTGCAGCAGTGATGCTCATTCATGCTTTTCCAAGAAAACGTTGAACAGATTggatttttgcaaaaaaagaaatcagtgtaATCGATGACAGATCAATGAATGAAGAGACAGATGGATCAATGTGCATCACTGGTTTTGTTTGGGATGAAAAGACTCAGTTCATATATGTATAACCAGATTTGAACCAAACTGAAGTCTCTACATGAGCAAACCTTCATTTTGTGTCAGACGTTTCCCAGAAGGAACCGCCTGACCTCTGAACTCAGTCCATGTCTCCTTGCGTTTAAGACTTTGAACCATTTAAGGGCTTTTTTCCAACAATCACCTTATTCAGATCTTATTATTACTcactgtatttgtgtgtgtgtgagtgtgtgtgtgtgtgtgtgcgtgtgtgtgtgtgtgtgtgtgtgtgtgtgtgtgtgtgtgtgcgtgcccactgATTGCtatgcatttttatttccaaGTGCGTTGATGCTTTTTATTGAAAGCGTAATcaggaaacacagaggagaaacaattagtttgaaaaaaaaaaaaaaaaaagaaaagaaaatctccaTCTTTTACAAATTCATCATCATGGTTAATGTTTATTGAGACTGCCAGGGTCTTCTTTAGATTTTGTTATGGAAGCCAACACTAAGGATTCATCAAACGCGATGTCGTCCATTTGGGTTCAGGGTCGCGCTCCTCTGCGGTTTTGCTGTCCGCCGTCTCCGTCCGTCCGGAGACGGAGAAACACTCACGTGATCCGAATGAGTCTAAAGACGCGACTGTAAATAGAGCTGTGAATACGAATGATCATTTTCAAGACGATATTTACGAATGTTGTTGCTGTTCaggcatgtgtgagtgtgtgtgtgtgtgtgtgtgtgtgtgagcgcgtgtgtgtcAGGGGAAGTTGATTGTATTCTCTATGGAATGTTTAAtgtattaaaaagaagaagaagctgaagtcCCCTTTACCCCCCGACCGCTGTGAGCTTTCAGACACTGTCCGGCAGCGAGTGGCGGCCGCCTGACGAGCTGCGCGGCTGGACGCCATCAGTGTTCCTCCCCCCAAACGGAAATCGAACGCATCGTTTACCGAACTCAGGCTtacgtttttgttttgtttttttgccattcTAAACGAAGAAATCCAAAGCTGTGACCgactcacaaacacactgttcCGGACGTGGGAAACGGGGGGCGGCCTACACTCCGATCTCATCCcacctctccaccctctctgattttctttctttcttttctttttacgaAGCGGAAGTGCACCGGCacgaaggataaaaaaaaaaaaacaaaaaaaaacacaagcatgaTGGCTTCAAGGATTCAACTCCACCATGAGTGTTTGCAGACTCTTATATGCCCTTGTATGATGTTCGTATCTCTGTATTATGTAAAGACGAACACAGGGTGGGACGCCCGAGCCCAGCAGCGGCTGAGTTTACAACGGAGAAGGCCTCAGTCCTGCAGACAGCCTTTAGCTGAATGAATGAGGTAGACATATTAAGATAACCTGTTATctagaatgaattattgttatATTGTTAATTATTGTGACAATTTGGCACTTTTCAACTTGCAAAATTACATGTATGACAGTATGACTTGCAGGTAGcaacttcattaaaaataattggCATTGATTCATGCATTGCTAAAGTACAGCCTAAATTTAGAAATAATCATTTTTCCTGTTTGCGTTACAAAATCAGTATAgcttcctaaaaaaaaaaaaaacg
The sequence above is drawn from the Salarias fasciatus chromosome 17, fSalaFa1.1, whole genome shotgun sequence genome and encodes:
- the camk1da gene encoding calcium/calmodulin-dependent protein kinase type 1D, whose amino-acid sequence is MARENGDAGRGETWKKQVDDIKKIFDFKEVLGTGAFSEVVLAQEKLTGRMFAVKCIPKKALKGKESSIENEIAVLRKIKHENIVALEDIYESPDHLYLIMQLVSGGELFDRIVEKGFYTEKDASTLIRQVLDAVNYLHRMGIVHRDLKPENLLYFNPQDESKIMISDFGLSKMEGSGDVMSTACGTPGYVAPEVLAQKPYSKAVDCWSIGVIAYILLCGYPPFYDENDSKLFEQILKADYEFDAPYWDDISDSAKDFISSLMEKDPAKRFTCEQALRHPWIAGDTALCKNIHESVSRQIRKNFAKSKWRQAFNATAVVRHMRRLQLGSSMGSSMDASNSPNRPGQTPKAAQGQASQARPSQAGQSQAGQSQSAQSQNGGQAAQSSNASASKNSSIDNNIAAPRKECVTAPVTPCSLASAASSPAAGAELARPHPSAVPAPVLTETK